From the genome of Argentina anserina chromosome 4, drPotAnse1.1, whole genome shotgun sequence, one region includes:
- the LOC126792871 gene encoding carbonic anhydrase 2-like isoform X1 codes for MAGTFRKCMMLCCTAKVTKEEDMAYEDAIAGLSKLLSEKADLGDVAAAKIKQITAELEKAGSDQFDPVEKLKSGFFHFKSEKFEKDADLYSKLATGQSPKFLVFACSDSRVCPSHILNFQPGEAFVVRNIANMVPPFDTTKYPGVGAAIEYAVLHLKVENIVVIGHSCCGGIKGLMSIPDDGTTASDFIENWVNICAPAKTKVKSVCGHLDFAGQCSNLEKEAVNVSLGNLLTYPFVREAVVNNTLALKGGHYDFVNGGFELWDLDFNITPNLSL; via the exons ATGGCCGGAACGTTTAGAAAATGTATGATGCTCTGTTGCACGGCAAAGGTCACG AAGGAAGAAGACATGGCTTACGAGGACGCCATTGCCGGACTTTCGAAGCTTCTGAG TGAAAAAGCTGACCTCGGAGACGTCGCCGCTGCTAAGATCAAGCAGATAACGGCGGAGTTGGAGAAGGCCGGGTCGGATCAGTTTGACCCGGTAGAGAAGCTCAAAAGTGGATTCTTCCACTTCAAGAGTGAGAAGTTCGA GAAGGATGCCGACTTATACAGCAAGCTGGCCACCGGCCAAAGCCCCAAG TTTCTGGTATTTGCATGCTCAGATTCTCGAGTCTGCCCATCGCACATCCTCAATTTTCAACCCGGGGAGGCTTTCGTGGTCCGGAACATCGCCAACATGGTTCCTCCGTTTGACACG ACAAAGTACCCGGGAGTGGGGGCGGCCATCGAATACGCAGTATTGCATCTCAAG GTGGAGAATATTGTGGTGATCGGGCACAGCTGCTGCGGTGGTATAAAGGGGCTCATGTCGATCCCGGATGATGGGACCACCGCAAG TGATTTCATTGAGAATTGGGTCAATATCTGTGCACCGGCAAAGACCAAGGTTAAATCAGTCTGCGGTCACTTGGATTTTGCAGGACAGTGCTCCAACTTGGAGAAG GAGGCTGTGAATGTATCACTTGGGAACTTATTGACATACCCGTTTGTTAGAGAGGCAGTGGTGAACAATACTCTGGCTCTGAAGGGTGGACACTATGATTTTGTCAACGGCGGTTTCGAGCTTTGGGATCTTGATTTCAACATTACACCCAATCTTTCTCTATGA
- the LOC126792871 gene encoding carbonic anhydrase 2-like isoform X2 — MAYEDAIAGLSKLLSEKADLGDVAAAKIKQITAELEKAGSDQFDPVEKLKSGFFHFKSEKFEKDADLYSKLATGQSPKFLVFACSDSRVCPSHILNFQPGEAFVVRNIANMVPPFDTTKYPGVGAAIEYAVLHLKVENIVVIGHSCCGGIKGLMSIPDDGTTASDFIENWVNICAPAKTKVKSVCGHLDFAGQCSNLEKEAVNVSLGNLLTYPFVREAVVNNTLALKGGHYDFVNGGFELWDLDFNITPNLSL, encoded by the exons ATGGCTTACGAGGACGCCATTGCCGGACTTTCGAAGCTTCTGAG TGAAAAAGCTGACCTCGGAGACGTCGCCGCTGCTAAGATCAAGCAGATAACGGCGGAGTTGGAGAAGGCCGGGTCGGATCAGTTTGACCCGGTAGAGAAGCTCAAAAGTGGATTCTTCCACTTCAAGAGTGAGAAGTTCGA GAAGGATGCCGACTTATACAGCAAGCTGGCCACCGGCCAAAGCCCCAAG TTTCTGGTATTTGCATGCTCAGATTCTCGAGTCTGCCCATCGCACATCCTCAATTTTCAACCCGGGGAGGCTTTCGTGGTCCGGAACATCGCCAACATGGTTCCTCCGTTTGACACG ACAAAGTACCCGGGAGTGGGGGCGGCCATCGAATACGCAGTATTGCATCTCAAG GTGGAGAATATTGTGGTGATCGGGCACAGCTGCTGCGGTGGTATAAAGGGGCTCATGTCGATCCCGGATGATGGGACCACCGCAAG TGATTTCATTGAGAATTGGGTCAATATCTGTGCACCGGCAAAGACCAAGGTTAAATCAGTCTGCGGTCACTTGGATTTTGCAGGACAGTGCTCCAACTTGGAGAAG GAGGCTGTGAATGTATCACTTGGGAACTTATTGACATACCCGTTTGTTAGAGAGGCAGTGGTGAACAATACTCTGGCTCTGAAGGGTGGACACTATGATTTTGTCAACGGCGGTTTCGAGCTTTGGGATCTTGATTTCAACATTACACCCAATCTTTCTCTATGA
- the LOC126791271 gene encoding uncharacterized protein LOC126791271 encodes MAALAPGILLKLVNSMSTGVKPTGEHRSALLQVTDIVPADLDEKSLLPTQGFYIKVSDSSHSIYVSLPSEQDDIVLSNKMQLGQFIYVDRLEPGSPVPVVKGAKPLPGRHPLMGTPEPLMGLRQKGGERREEMPVSSSKQTRRGSWDLSVGGDGGLSPMVSKPLDFDQCYSTPVKDRPVRSAAMSPMMRGRIGRDGGVSGGVRCSFNGGVLGKMGDVKGESPLLRKSCMTPSMFKLPRSKSVSDREPRIPISPFNQAEKKSSTPPPRLRNARVTASLNVAGDAQTPQKTPNSMPQQLQSANVSNDSNSTSLSMNLPGKLSLLGKEAVQQRETAQKIALNALRDASATDALVRSLKTFSNLCKAAKADAPAACFDQFLEFHQQVVQAVAEMVSVQAATSAAQTPNAKQQRDKEDDEDAVLNEMVHNSMNSKLSLSKRRCALYKSVATIPERGGEQKTSFEKQLRASNQKERKTPSTPLGKLNLETIGENDENKKPPAVSSSSSSLTNTIKLGKQIETEAGNWFMEFLEKALEKGMKKTKGTTTDGDVRKVPQSLILRVINWVEIQQCDSSKRPVHPKASQVARKLRIKMKNP; translated from the exons ATGGCGGCTCTGGCACCGGGAATTCTGCTGAAGCTCGTCAACTCAATGAGCACTGGCGTCAAACCCACCGGAGAGCACCGCAGCGCGCTTCTTCAGGTCACCGACATTGTCCCCGCCGACCTGGACGAGAAGAGCCTCTTGCCCACACAAGGCTTCTACATCAAGGTCTCCGATTCCTCCCACTCCATCTACGTCAGCCTGCCGTCGGAGCAAGACGACATCGTTTTGAGCAACAAAATGCAGCTGGGGCAGTTTATATATGTCGATAGGCTTGAGCCCGGGTCGCCGGTTCCGGTGGTGAAAGGGGCCAAGCCGCTCCCGGGGAGGCACCCTCTGATGGGTACGCCGGAGCCGTTGATGGGTCTGAGACAGAAggggggagagagaagggaggAAATGCCGGTGTCGAGTTCGAAGCAGACTAGGAGGGGGTCTTGGGATTTGAGTGTGGGTGGTGATGGGGGTTTGTCTCCAATGGTGTCTAAGCCTTTGGATTTTGATCAGTGTTATAGTACTCCGGTGAAGGACAGGCCGGTGAGGAGTGCGGCGATGTCTCCGATGATGAGGGGGAGAATTGGAAGAGATGGAGGTGTGAGTGGTGGAGTTAGGTGTTCGTTTAATGGTGGAGTTTTGGGGAAGATGGGGGATGTGAAGGGGGAGAGTCCATTGCTGAGGAAGAGCTGTATGACTCCCTCAATGTTCAAGCTTCCGAGGAGTAAAAGCGTATCTGATAGAGAGCCGAGGATTCCGATTAGCCCCTTCAACCAAGCT GAGAAGAAAAGCTCAACACCTCCACCGCGGCTGAGAAATGCAAGAGTCACAGCTTCTCTCAATGTGGCCGGAGATGCACAAACCCCACAAAAGACTCCCAATTCAATGCCACAACAGCTACAGTCTGCTAATGTGTCAAATGACAGCAACAGCACTAGTCTTTCTATGAACTTACCTGGAAAACTCAGCCTGCTTGGGAAA gAAGCTGTGCAACAGCGAGAGACAGCTCAAAAGATTGCCCTCAATGCACTGAGAGATGCTTCGGCTACTGACGCCTTAGTCCGATCACTCAA GACGTTTTCAAACTTGTGCAAAGCAGCTAAAGCAGATGCGCCAGCAGCTTGCTTTGATCAATTTCTCGAATTCCATCAGCAAGTTGTCCAAGCAGTGGCAGAAATGGTCTCAGTTCAAGCAGCTACTTCAGCTGCTCAAACACCGAATGCCAAGCAGCAGAGAGACAAAGAAGACGATGAAGATGCAGTATTAAACGAAATGGTTCACAACTCCATGAACTCGAAATTGAGCTTATCGAAAAGAAGGTGTGCTTTGTACAAGTCGGTTGCAACCATTCCCGAAAGAGGTGGCGAGCAGAAGACAAGTTTCGAGAAACAGCTGAGAGCATCTAAtcagaaggaaagaaaaacaccATCCACTCCACTTGGGAAGTTGAATCTTGAAACCATTGGCGAGAATGATGAGAACAAGAAACCACCAGCTGTTTCATCGAGCTCTAGCAGCTTAACTAATACAATCAAGTTGGGAAAGCAGATTGAAACAGAAGCTGGGAACTGGTTTATGGAGTTCTTGGAGAAGGCTTTGGAGAAAGgcatgaagaaaacaaaaggcaCAACAACAGATGGGGATGTGCGAAAAGTACCCCAGTCTTTGATACTTAGAGTGATTAACTGGGTAGAGATACAACAATGTGATAGCAGTAAGAGACCAGTACATCCTAAAGCATCACAAGTAGCCAGAAAGTTGAGGATAAAGATGAAGAATCCTTGA
- the LOC126791642 gene encoding protein NUCLEAR FUSION DEFECTIVE 6, mitochondrial, with the protein MAANCARRTLQFSSASAKTIFNSSSSSPFASKAFKLAELAGAKATSTPRFATPKLKFSRLPVELAAAQSLIPLHSATASALFTSLLSLHCTSWGCLSEGFATPL; encoded by the exons ATGGCGGCTAATTGCGCGAGACGAACCCTACAATTCTCTTCAGCTTCCGCCAAAACCATATTCAACTCGTCGTCGTCTTCACCCTTCGCCTCCAAAGCCTTTAAGCTCGCTGAACTCGCCGGCGCCAAAGCCACATCCACTCCTCGATTCGCTACTCcgaaactcaaattctcaag GCTACCTGTGGAGTTGGCAGCTGCGCAGTCATTGATACCGTTACACAGTGCTACCGCTTCGGCCTTGTTCACATCGCTACTGTCCCTGCACTGTACTAGCTGGGGGTGCCTATCAGAAG GTTTTGCAACCCCTCTATAG
- the LOC126792499 gene encoding polygalacturonase 1 beta-like protein 1, with amino-acid sequence MQQQQQQQHRELTLVTPLLSLFFFILFSLNVAAAAVHENPFSPKGYLTRYWNKEVRNDAIGPSFLLSKASPLTAAQSANFAKLASQNALHTKLPEFCSSAKLLCFPDLGQSLEKHAKDASFTGYSARNFSNYGTDRLAGADSFKNYSLGENIPVDSFRRYSRDSVDHKDKFNNYATEGNVIDQSFSSYAAGATSGSGDFKNYAEKSNVPNLRFTSYSDDSNGRAQSFTAYSNIGNAGQQKFTSYSKNGNGAPNEFTGYGTSSNVAASDFTGYSESGNGANDTFTNYGNDENNPTERFKSYGDGVNAGSEKFSNYRDGANVGESSFQSYGKNSNTEKVNFVNYGKSVNNGTESFTGYGKGAKGGSFGFKIYGVNNTFKDYKDKNAAKFTEYAADEKTNLASKLAASSGSLAKKWVEPGKFFRESMLKKGTVMPFPDIKDKMPERSFLPRTISSKLPFATSKVTDLKRIFHAEDNSTMEKIITDALQECERAPSMGETKRCVGSAEDMIDFATSVLGRNVVVRTTESVNGAKGDVVVGSVKGINGGKVTQSVSCHQSLFPYLLYYCHSVPKVRVYEADLLDPTTKAKINHGVAICHLDTSAWSPTHGSFAALGSGPGRIEVCHWIFENDLTWTIAD; translated from the exons atgcagcagcagcagcagcagcagcacagAGAACTCACCCTCGTGactcctcttctctctctgttCTTCTTTATCCTGTTCTCTCTCAAT gtcgccgccgccgccgtccACGAGAACCCGTTCTCCCCCAAAGGCTATCTCACCCGTTACTGGAACAAGGAGGTCCGAAACGACGCCATTGGACCCTCCTTCCTGCTCTCCAAGGCCTCCCCATTAACCGCAGCCCAGTCCGCTAACTTCGCCAAACTCGCTTCCCAAAATGCCCTCCACACCAAGCTCCCCGAGTTTTGCTCCTCCGCAAAACTCCTCTGCTTCCCCGATTTGGGGCAGAGCCTTGAGAAGCACGCCAAGGACGCGAGTTTTACGGGTTACTCGGCCCGCAATTTCAGCAACTACGGCACGGATCGGCTCGCCGGCGCCGACAGCTTCAAGAACTACTCCCTCGGGGAGAATATTCCGGTGGACTCTTTCCGCCGCTACAGCCGCGACTCGGTGGACCACAAGGACAAGTTCAACAACTACGCCACCGAAGGCAACGTCATCGACCAGAGCTTCAGCTCCTACGCCGCcggcgccacctccggcagcgGCGACTTCAAGAACTACGCAGAGAAATCCAATGTCCCCAACCTCCGATTCACCTCCTACTCCGACGACTCCAACGGCCGGGCCCAGTCCTTCACCGCCTACAGCAATATCGGCAACGCCGGCCAGCAGAAGTTCACGAGCTACTCCAAGAACGGCAATGGCGCCCCGAACGAGTTCACCGGGTACGGCACCAGCTCCAATGTCGCCGCGTCGGACTTCACCGGGTACAGCGAGTCCGGCAACGGAGCCAACGACACGTTCACCAACTACGGCAACGACGAGAACAACCCGACCGAGCGGTTCAAGAGCTACGGCGACGGCGTCAATGCCGGGTCGGAGAAATTCTCCAACTACAGAGACGGGGCCAATGTCGGAGAGAGCTCGTTCCAGTCGTACGGCAAGAACTCCAACACCGAGAAGGTCAATTTCGTCAATTACGGGAAAAGCGTCAACAACGGGACGGAGTCCTTCACCGGGTACGGTAAAGGCGCGAAGGGCGGGTCGTTCGGGTTCAAGATCTACGGCGTCAACAACACTTTCAAGGATTACAAGGACAAAAATGCAGCCAAGTTCACGGAATACGCTGCGGATGAAAAGACCAATTTGGCCTCGAAATTGGCCGCGAGCAGTGGCAGTTTGGCCAAAAAATGGGTGGAGCCGGGCAAATTCTTCAGGGAGTCTATGCTGAAGAAAGGAACTGTGATGCCATTCCCCGACATTAAAGATAAAATGCCCGAAAGGTCGTTTCTGCCCCGGACAATCTCCTCCAAATTACCATTTGCCACCTCCAAGGTCACCGACCTCAAGAGGATCTTCCACGCCGAGGACAACTCCACCATGGAGAAGATCATCACCGACGCCCTGCAGGAGTGCGAGCGGGCGCCGAGCATGGGCGAGACCAAGAGGTGCGTCGGCTCGGCCGAGGACATGATCGATTTCGCGACGTCCGTTCTCGGCCGAAACGTCGTTGTTCGCACCACTGAAAGCGTCAATGGTGCGAAAGGAGATGTGGTGGTTGGATCAGTGAAGGGGATCAACGGCGGGAAAGTCACGCAGTCCGTGTCTTGCCACCAGAGCTTGTTTCCTTACCTCCTCTACTACTGCCACTCGGTTCCTAAAGTCCGGGTTTACGAAGCGGATCTTCTAGACCCGACTACGAAGGCCAAGATCAACCATGGTGTTGCCATCTGTCACTTGGACACGTCTGCTTGGAGCCCTACCCATGGATCCTTTGCGGCTCTTGGATCGGGTCCGGGTCGGATCGAGGTGTGCCATTGGATATTTGAGAATGACTTGACTTGGACTATTGCTGACTGA